A stretch of Gouania willdenowi chromosome 21, fGouWil2.1, whole genome shotgun sequence DNA encodes these proteins:
- the LOC114454950 gene encoding uncharacterized protein LOC114454950: MDTQLREFLMERKLEDVIQKLEDENIDETVIPLMTDSDLAKYIPKVGDRVSTVAFCRQAALSQKSPSRKESILSKLRQRLSGADGMPPKKKLSQWAGNTNAKRKLRRIEVGWMDFDEEEERYKQVRAVSGGGTRHLSIDKDETVANIKGIAENLFFPEGQSKKNKSLSHYSTHIESSQIHVEVSNTVDELYSQSKVRMLRLYLCTKKTTRQQPSRVEAGDHEISQPSVVDLTDNEQSQAIEDLFRNSESPNHYGINDGASTSDNLELNDTLPWDGLLTLDESKDSDAIIIISGDVSYVTVDEPNLETPFPEKEDDAPHQTVDLSPVLAGEAGVPAQALPEPLSCPVTLIIRRGHCLTDLISAFKDPKIIASEVNIKMHLPNGELEQGEGNGVLRDCLTEFWMDFYDSCTLGVEVKVPFIRHDFQCEEWQAVARVFVVGWKQAGYFPVKLAIPFLEEVLYGSTTSSFKDSFLLYVSQEERSVLLKALEDFNSVDTDELLDILDAHECKQVPTKDTLLPVLAQIGHKVIVQAPMYVIKCWRPVVGSVAGLLPQEGLHHFITQKKPTAKTVKGLLNFPEEMTAAQSTVSRYLKRYIGEIDCNHLQLFLRFCTGSDLLDNVILIEFIETTDFLRRPQSHTCGCVLKLPIGYNSYPDFRSEFNNILTSSMWVMDVV, from the exons ATGGATACTCAGCTGCGAGAATTTTTGATGGAGCGCAAACTTGAAGATGTGATCCAGAAACTTGAAGATGAAAAT attGATGAAACTGTCATTCCGTTAATGACAGACAGTGACCTGGCAAAGTACATCCCCAAAGTTGGAGATAGAGTCTCCACTGTGGCCTTTTGCAGACaagcagcactgtcgcaaaaatcaccATCCAGAAAAGAATCCATACTTTCAAAGCTACGACAAAGACTGTCTGGAGCTGACGGGATGCCTCCAAAAAAGAAATTATCTCAGTGGGCAGGAAATACAAATGCCAAACGGAAATTGAGACGAATTGAGGTTGGCTGGATGGATtttgatgaggaagaggaaaggtaCAAACAGGTGAGGGCTGTAAGTGGTGGAGGAACGAGGCATCTTTCTATTGACAAAGACGAAACAGTGGCAAATATCAAAGGTATTGCtgaaaatctttttttcccAGAAGgccaatcaaaaaaaaacaaaagtctttCACACTATTCAACTCATATTGAGAGCTCACAGATACATGTTGAAGTGTCCAATACAGTAGACGAGTTGTATAGCCAAAGCAAAGTCAGAATGCTGCGACTTTATCTGTGCACCAAGAAGACAACAAGACAGCAGCCCTCAAGAGTGGAGGCAGGTGATCACGAAATAAGCCAACCATCAGTGGTAGATCTCACTGACAATGAACAGAGTCAGGCCATTGAGGATCTGTTCAGAAATTCAGAATCACCAAACCACTACGGAATTAATGATGGAGCTTCCACAAGTGATAATTTGGAACTGAACGACACATTACCATGGGATGGTCTGCTAACTCTGGACGAAAGCAAAGATTCtgatgcaattattattataagtggGGATGTAAGTTATGTAACAGTGGATGAACCAAACCTCGAAACACCCTTTCCAGAAAAAGAGGACGATGCACCTCATCAAACAGTGGATCTGTCACCGGTGCTTGCAGGGGAGGCCGGTGTTCCAGCTCAAGCACTTCCTGAACCACTATCTTGTCCTGTAACGCTGATCATAAGAAGAGGTCACTGTCTCACTGACTTGATCAGTGCCTTCAAGGACCCAAAAATTATTGCATCTGAGGtcaacatcaaaatgcatttaccAAATGGAGAGCTTGAACAGGGGGAAGGAAATGGTGTTTTGCGAGACTGCCTGACAGAATTTTGGATGGATTTCTATGACAGCTGCACACTGGGAGTTGAGGTGAAAGTCCCCTTCATCAGGCATGACTTTCAGTGTGAAGAATGGCAGGCTGTAGCTAGAGTATTTGTAGTAGGGTGGAAACAAGCAGGTTACTTCCCAGTAAAACTTGCAATACCATTTCTCGAAGAAGTGCTGTATGGCTCGACAACCAGTAGTTTTAAGGATTCCTTTTTACTGTATGTATCACAAGAAGAAAGATCTGTCCTTCTGAAGGCTTTAGAGGACTTTAATTCAGTTGACACAGATGAATTGCTGGATATACTCGATGCACATGAATGCAAGCAAGTCCCCACCAAAGACACACTGCTCCCAGTTTTGGCACAGATTGGACACAAAGTAATAGTTCAGGCCCCAATGTATGTAATTAAGTGCTGGCGTCCTGTTGTGGGTTCTGTAGCTGGTTTACTACCACAAGAAGGACTGCATCATttcattacacaaaaaaaaccaactgcAAAAACAGTGAAGGGGCTTCTAAATTTTCCAGAGGAGATGACAGCTGCCCAGTCAACAGTTTCTCGTTACCTGAAAAGGTACATCGGGGAAATTGATTGTAACCATCTTCAGCTTTTCCTGCGGTTCTGTACAGGGTCTGATCTCTTGGATAATGTCATACTAATTGAGTTCATAGAAACCACAGATTTCCTCCGTAGACCACAGTCCCACACATGTGGATGTGTACTAAAGCTGCCCATTGGTTACAACAGCTATCCAGATTTTCGCAGCGAATTTAACAACATTCTCACAAGCTCAATGTGGGTAATGGATGTGGTGTAG
- the LOC114454959 gene encoding uncharacterized protein LOC114454959 — protein sequence MDRDSMIEFYFRLGMSYKDILKSLALQRTIITERHLNRILRARLLCRRRYDLDAGIDFIVDQLQGPGKDHGYRWMYTKCKQHGISIRKEDVRILLSLLDPIGSHVRQSRRLRRRQYFAQGPNFVWHIDSYDKLKPYGICINGCIDGFSRNIIWLRAALTNSDPKVIGGYFVDAVERCGGCPRLVRTDMGTENVVVRDIQRYLRRNDVDDRAAERSYITGASTANQRIESWWGVMRKQGIESWITLLAELKDEGFFAGDFVDKALSQFCFMPFIQEVLNDIRSVWNAHRIRPSKNTNVPSGIPDVMYIAPHLWGAEECLVPLTEDLTTCKERCTFFSSVPCDVDMFDLCTIIMGESSLEFPSTLSQALDLYFHLRDTVRPQLFEAI from the exons ATGGACAGGGATAGTATGATTGAGTTTTATTTTAGGCTGGGAATGAGCTACAAAGACATTCTGAAAAGCCTGGCATTGCAAAGAACCATTATTACCGAGAGGCATTTAAACAGAATATTGAGAGCCAGGCTGCTTTGCCGGCGGAGGTACGACTTGGACGCCGGGATAGATTTCATTGTTGACCAACTGCAAGGCCCTGGAAAGGATCACGGTTACCGGTGGATGTATACAAAGTGTAAACAACACGGTATTTCTATCAGAAAAGAAGACGTCAGGATCCTCCTCTCTCTACTGGACCCCATCGGTTCTCACGTTCGTCAGAGCAGACGTCTCAGAAGGAGGCAATATTTTGCTCAGGGACCTAACTTTGTGTGGCACATAGACTCATACGACAAACTGAAGCCATATGGGATATGCATTAATGGCTGCATTGACGGGTTCTCGCGCAACATCATTTGGCTGCGGGCCGCCCTCACTAACAGTGACCCGAAAGTTATCGGGGGGTACTTTGTGGACGCAGTGGAGCGATGTGGGGGCTGCCCCAGGCTCGTACGAACTGACATGGGCACTGAGAACGTAGTGGTGAGAGACATTCAGCGGTATTTACGGAGAAATGACGTGGATGACAGAGCAGCGGAGAGAAGCTACATCACAGGAGCAAGTACCGCGAACCAGAGAATTGAGAGCTGGTGGGGAGTGATGAGAAAACAAGGAATCGAATCCTGGATCACACTTCTAGCAGAACTGAAGGATGAGGGATTCTTCGCTGGGGATTTCGTTGACAAAGCCTTGTCACAGTTCTGTTTTATGCCATTCATTCAG GAGGTATTAAATGACATCCGGAGTGTTTGGAATGCTCACCGTATAAGGCCCTCCAAGAACACTAACGTGCCCAGTGGGATACCTGATGTCATGTACATCGCCCCTCACCTTTGGGGTGCAGAAGAATGTCTTGTTCCACTGACTGAAGATTTGACCACATGTAAAGAAAGGTGCACATTTtttagttcagtcccatgtgaTGTGGACATGTTTGATTTGTGCACAATAATAATGGGGGAATCAAGCTTGGAGTTCCCATCTACCTTGTCCCAGgcacttgatttatattttcatcTGAGGGACACGGTTCGTCCTCAGTTATTTGAGGCTATTTGA